DNA sequence from the Patescibacteria group bacterium genome:
GCTCGTGATTTAGCCAAAGATGCTGGCATCATTATCGCTGACACCAAATTTGAACTGGGCGTCGATAAAAACGGCAACATCATCCTGATCGACGAAGTCCTAACACCAGACTCCAGCCGTTACTGGCCTGAAGAACAATGGTTGATTGCCATGGCGGAAGGAAAAACTCCTCCAAGCCTGGACAAGCAGCTTGTTCGCGATGCTGGCGCGGCCGCCGGAGTCAAGGATAATCACGACTGGATTCCGCCGATCGGTCTTTTGAAGGAAACATCCGAACGTTATCAGCAAATCTTTAAACGTTTGGTTGGAAAACCGCTGGGACAATTCTGGCGGGAAAACATGGGTATTATGGGCTAAGTCCATACTGTCAAAACAAACAACAAGGCGCTACCTTTCGGATAGCGCCTTTTTTATTTTTTATTTTTTCAAAAACTCCTTCACCAACTCCACCGCCTCTTTCTTCTCACTCACCCAATTTATCTTCGTCCCCTGCCTCTCCCAACGCTGGAACCAGCTCATTTGTTTTTTGGCGAATTGGCGGATGGCTATGTTGAGTTTCTCCACCATTTCGTCGTAGGTCATTTTCTTTTGTAAATATTTGGCGATGAATTTGTATTCGAGCCCAAAACTCTCCAGTCTTTTCCAAGACACACCTTCTTTGTGCAATCTTTCGACCTCTTCAATCATGTTTTCTTTTTCGAGACGCACAATTAGTCTTTTGTAAATGCGGTCTTGGATCACGTCACGCGGCCAAGCGATTCCTAATATTAAATATTCGCAATCGCTAGATTTTTTCGCGATACTCTTGCCAACAAATAAATCACTGGCATTATCACGTGCGATTTCAACATAACGAATCAGGCGTCTTTGATTGTTGCGTTCGCTGTTATTTAATTTTTCGGCAAAGTCTGGTTTTAATTTTTCCAATTTCGCCACCAATTCCTCCACGCTGAGCTTTTCCATCTCGGCGCGAAAGTCTTTGTCTGGTCCAACGGAGGATAGTTTCATATCATCGACTAAGGATTGGATATAAAATCCGGTACCGCCGACGACCAGTGGTAATTTCTTACGCTCACTAATTTCCGTAATCGCTTTCTTGGCTAGTTTTTTGTATTTAACGAGATCAAATTCGGTGTTAGGACTAACCACGTCGATCAAGTGATAAGGCGTGTCGCCGTATTCGCCCAGGTCCTTGCCAGTGCCGATGTCCATGCCACGATAAACCTGGCGCGAATCGGCGCTGATAATTTCGCCCTTGAATTTATTCGCCAAAAAAACGCCCAGGGTGGTTTTACCACTGGCAGTTGGTCCAAGAATGACCACGACTTTATTTTTTGGTTTTAACTTATTCATAATAAAACTAATCAATCTTGCTTGTCATTCTGGAACGAAACGAAGTGCAGTGATAGAATCTTCCGCTTTGTACGTTTTTTACGTAGTCGAAGATCCTATCGCTTCGCTCCAGGATGACAAGAGTGATTACACTTCGTCCGCCTCAAAGCCGAAATTTCTAATTTTCACAATTTTCACCATCACAAAATCACCGGCTTCAGCTTTGATTCTCTTATTCATCTTAATTACTTTACCCGCGCGTGTTTTGCCATACCATTCTCCCCTCTTATTAATCCCCTCCACCAACATCTCCACTGTCTTGCCTAAATATTGTTCATTTCTTTTTTTGATAATTTTTTCTAAAATACTTTCTAATCTTTGCGCCCGTTCCTTTTTTACCTCATTCGTCACATCATCGCCCATTTTCTCCGCCGCCGTGCCTGGACGTGAGCTATATTCGGAAACATAGGCCATGTCGAATTCTACTTCTTCAAATAATCGCATTGTATCCAGGAAATGTTCTTCGGTTTCACCGGGAAAGCCGACAATAATATCAGTGGTAATCGCCACCGGCAAATCAGCATCCAAACCTGCGCGAATTTTTTTAATCAAATCAAGATAATGTTCACGGGTGTATTTACGATTCATTCTTTGCAAAATTTCATTACTTCCCGACTGCGCCGGCACGTGAATATGACGGCAAACCTTCTCGCACTGCGCCACCATCTCTATCAATTCCTCGCTCATATCCTTGGGATGATTGGTGGAAAAACGCAACCAAAATTCTCCCGGGATGTCATTGACCATTTTTAATAGCTCTGGGAAATTGACAACGTCACCCCTCACCCCGACCCTCTCCCGCGGGGCGAGGGAGTTATAACTGTTGACGTTTTGCGCGATTAAATTTATTTCCTTGTAGCCTTTCGCAATCAAATCCTTCACTTCCGCCACAATCTCGCCTGCCGGTCGATATACCTCACGCCCGCGCGCATAGGGCACGACGCAGTAGGTGCAAAAATTATCACAGCCATTGCCAATCGGCACGTAGGCCGCAAAAGTCGATTGTCGCTTGGCTTCAATGCTAAAATAAGATTCCTTTCTGATACCATGCACTTTAAATATCTCTTCCGCGTTAACCGCCCGTAGACGTTCCGGCAATAATTCGTGTAATTTCGGGAGGTCGATTATATTCATCCAAATATCAACACTCTTTTTCAAAATCTTTTGCACATCAGCACGTTGCGACAAACAACCAGTCAAAACAATAACATTGTTCGGATTGATTTTTTTCAATTTTGGAATAATGCCATAAATCCGACTCTCTGCCGAACCACGCACACCGCAAGTGGTAAACAAAACCAAGTCCGCCTTGTCGCGGACCGATTCTTCACTAAACCCTAAATTTTCCAAATACGTGGCCATGCGCTCAGAATCATTCTTATTCATCTGACAACCAAAAACCACAATATGATATGTTTTTTTCATAGTTATTTTTATTAACTTAATCTAACAGAATAAGGAGAATTTTTCAAGACCGCAAATAAAAAAGGCGCCATCTTCGAAAGGTGGCGCCTTGTGTTGTAATTTTATTACTTCTTGTGCAAATTCAAAAGAACGATATTGCCCATGGCCTTGTTGCTGTGCAATTTCTTGGAATCATCTGTGGTTTCAGAAAAATTATCGTGAGTACGATAACCGTCCAGATGTATTTTTTGAACAGTTCGACTGATAGCCGCGGCGCCCTTGGAAGCACCGATGCTTTCCAGCGTTGTTGCCATCGCCAACATCAAATCGAGAATATTCCTTCGCTCCTGCGTCGTCGAGACGGGTATGCCAACTTCGTGCGCAAGTGTAGTCAATGCCGTGCTTGGGCTGTCCGCTGAAAAAATAGTCATTGTTCTAAAGATCAGTTGGATATCATCCATTCGAACTGCCTCTACGGCAACTGCACAAACAGCAGCCATAACCTCCGACAACGATTGATCATGCCTTGCCAGGGCAATTATCACTTCCTTTTCTTTTTCCACCTTCTTCATCTTGCTCCTCCTTCTCAATGTTAATATTTCCCGCCTTGTTTCATCCTTGAATTAATTTACTAGCCATTTAAT
Encoded proteins:
- the miaA gene encoding tRNA (adenosine(37)-N6)-dimethylallyltransferase MiaA produces the protein MNKLKPKNKVVVILGPTASGKTTLGVFLANKFKGEIISADSRQVYRGMDIGTGKDLGEYGDTPYHLIDVVSPNTEFDLVKYKKLAKKAITEISERKKLPLVVGGTGFYIQSLVDDMKLSSVGPDKDFRAEMEKLSVEELVAKLEKLKPDFAEKLNNSERNNQRRLIRYVEIARDNASDLFVGKSIAKKSSDCEYLILGIAWPRDVIQDRIYKRLIVRLEKENMIEEVERLHKEGVSWKRLESFGLEYKFIAKYLQKKMTYDEMVEKLNIAIRQFAKKQMSWFQRWERQGTKINWVSEKKEAVELVKEFLKK
- the miaB gene encoding tRNA (N6-isopentenyl adenosine(37)-C2)-methylthiotransferase MiaB — encoded protein: MKKTYHIVVFGCQMNKNDSERMATYLENLGFSEESVRDKADLVLFTTCGVRGSAESRIYGIIPKLKKINPNNVIVLTGCLSQRADVQKILKKSVDIWMNIIDLPKLHELLPERLRAVNAEEIFKVHGIRKESYFSIEAKRQSTFAAYVPIGNGCDNFCTYCVVPYARGREVYRPAGEIVAEVKDLIAKGYKEINLIAQNVNSYNSLAPRERVGVRGDVVNFPELLKMVNDIPGEFWLRFSTNHPKDMSEELIEMVAQCEKVCRHIHVPAQSGSNEILQRMNRKYTREHYLDLIKKIRAGLDADLPVAITTDIIVGFPGETEEHFLDTMRLFEEVEFDMAYVSEYSSRPGTAAEKMGDDVTNEVKKERAQRLESILEKIIKKRNEQYLGKTVEMLVEGINKRGEWYGKTRAGKVIKMNKRIKAEAGDFVMVKIVKIRNFGFEADEV